Proteins encoded in a region of the Panicum hallii strain FIL2 chromosome 3, PHallii_v3.1, whole genome shotgun sequence genome:
- the LOC112885794 gene encoding uncharacterized protein LOC112885794: protein MADANKRINLAAPLISVRRHGGDGNGPTATGLPAYRADATSGPLGHTGAGAVPFGWEHRPGHPKSVRTRRALPSTIADAPSRVARKPAAVTAASERAREEERFSDALSRDDVSCVTVNCSATGLSDAASVGAGARAAPGARGSVMMDRFLPAAHAVAAGSPQSTFRKAGSARNPTGSPAVPSSARTGGGGGGGRSAAQMRLPFQHIAACRLPPLPPEGKNEDGDDDDAGSDAHSTAGFAPRRCGLLPGRCLESSRLLSRGARRGAGRPFLSSGGGSRKAADPLLRRSRNGQQQPQHTGDDPGMQSWEEVYIKSLLRSGGGGGGLMGPAAAVVSELDRTVRELYRHRGGQAVKPKASHLGLLLVLDRSNEDCGRGYHGSSTRKLSRAGDAALLLPATTRSSPNAGNKLGRGVAGDDAGKYGFPLLLEDAAAVAGREMALSPQPLLSLPLPKSPSESWLSLALPSVSTRPPPAASFLGLHVQSKKHAPLPWCSIDSGKGIDHDGQRQRRVHDLQK, encoded by the exons ATGGCCGACGCCAACAAGCGCATCAACCTCGCAGCGCCGCTCATCTCAGTCCGGCGCCACGGTGGCGACGGCAACGGGCCCACGGCCACGGGGTTGCCGGCGTACAGGGCTGACGCCACGTCGGGGCCCCTGGGCCACACCGGCGCAGGCGCCGTGCCGTTCGGGTGGGAGCACCGCCCCGGCCACCCCAAGAGCGTCCGCACCCGCCGGGCGCTGCCCTCGACGATCGCCGACGCGCCCTCGCGCGTGGCGCGGAAAccggcggcggtgaccgcggcctccgagcgcgcgcgggaggaggagcgGTTCTCGGACGCGCTCTCCCGCGACGACGTGAGCTGCGTCACCGTGAACTGCAGCGCGACAGGGCTCAGCGACGCCGCGTCcgtgggggcgggggcgcgagcAGCGCCCGGCGCCCGCGGCAGCGTCATGATGGATCGCTTCCTGCCGGCCGCGCACGCCGTGGCCGCCGGCTCCCCACAGAGCACCTTCCGGAAGGCCGGGTCCGCCCGGAACCCCACGGGATCGCCGGCGGTGCCAAGCAGCGcgcgcacgggcggcggcggcggcggcgggaggtcgGCAGCGCAAATGCGGCTGCCCTTCCAGCACATCGCGGCGTGTCGCCTGCCGCCGCTCCCTCCCGAAGGCAAGAACGaggacggcgacgacgacgacgccgggTCCGACGCGCACAGCACGGCGGGCTTCGCGCCTAGGAGGTGCGGGCTGCTCCCCGGCCGGTGCTTGGAGAGCTCCAGGCTGCTCTCCCGCGGAGCGCGGCGAGGGGCAGGCAGACCGTTCCTGtccagcggcggcggaagccGGAAAGCGGCGGATCCGCTGCTGCGGCGGTCGCGGAACGGGCAGCAGCAACCGCAGCACACCGGAGACGATCCCGGCATG CAATCATGGGAGGAGGTGTACATCAAATCGCTGCTCCgatcaggcggcggcggcggcggcctgatGGGACCGGCGGCCGCCGTGGTGTCGGAGCTGGACAGAACAGTGCGCGAGCTCTACAGGCACCGAGGAGGACAGGCCGTCAAGCCGAAGGCGAGCCATCTGGGTCTGCTCCTGGTCCTCGACAGGTCAAACGAGGATTGCGGCCGCGGGTACCACGGCTCGTCGACGCGGAAGCTCTCTAGAGCCGGCGATGCCGCGCTGCTGCTGCCCGCCACCACCAGAAGCTCGCCGAACGCCGGGAATAAGCTCGGGCGAGgcgtcgccggcgacgacgcCGGCAAGTACGGCTTCCCGCTACTCTTGGAAGACGCGgcggccgtcgccggccgcgaGATGGCGCTGTCGCCGCAGCCCCTGCTCTCGTTGCCGCTGCCCAAGTCGCCCTCGGAGTCGTGGCTGTCGCTCGCGCTGCCCTCCGTGTCAACGCGGCCGCCCCCGGCGGCGTCTTTCTTGGGGCTCCATGTGCAGTCCAAGAAACATGCTCCGCTGCCGTGGTGCTCCATTGATTCGGGCAAGGGCATCGACCATGACGGGCAACGGCAGAGACGCGTGCACGATCTGCAGAAATGA